One Sulfurihydrogenibium sp. genomic region harbors:
- a CDS encoding DsrH/TusB family sulfur metabolism protein: MVDTVFLIKKPADFPILDIIGDNDVLILIQDGVLRQPSIDNWYACKEDVIARGIKIQESKLLDYEEILNLIEKSNKVVVW; this comes from the coding sequence ATGGTAGATACAGTATTCTTGATAAAAAAACCTGCAGATTTTCCAATCTTAGATATTATCGGAGACAATGATGTTTTAATCTTAATCCAAGATGGCGTTCTTAGACAACCTTCTATTGATAATTGGTATGCTTGCAAAGAAGATGTGATAGCAAGAGGAATTAAGATTCAAGAAAGTAAACTTCTTGATTATGAAGAGATATTAAATCTCATAGAAAAATCAAATAAGGTGGTTGTTTGGTAA